The DNA segment CAAGCGTGATGGTTTGATGCTGTTGCTGCAATCCCTTTACCAGCGAAAGGGCGGCATTGCTTACGCCAAAACTATTGGCCGGATAGCGGCTATAGTTATGCATGCCAATGACCACCACATCGTACCGGTTTTTAAACAGTTCCAGCATGGGGGCTACCTTGGCGGAGTCGAGCCTGTAATCAAAATAATAAACCTGCGCATCATAGTCCTTACGCACCTGCTCTGCAAACACATTGTCTTTGGTAAGTCCAAAGCCTACATAAGCTACCCGCTTTCCTTTGGTGAGCGGATAAATACCGTAGTCATCATTGCGCAGCAGGGTCAATGCCTTTTCAGCGATCAGCCGGCGCATGGCTCCTACTTTGCTATTCAGGTCGGCGGTCAGGTTCTTTGTTTCGATGGGTTTCCAGTTGGCCAGTCCATATTCATACTTGGCGTGCAACACTTTCTTTACATGCGCATCTATGGCTTTCCAGGAAAGCTTACGCTTGCGGATGGCTTTGAGTATCTTATCAATGCTGCCGGGAATATCACCGGGCAGGCACAACATATCATTACCGGCAATCAATGCCTGAAGGGAGATCTCTCCATCAGGATAATATTTGGCTACGCCTTTCATTTCCAACGCATCGGTAAACGTGAGGCCGTTATAGTGCATTTCCTTGCGCAGCAAGTTCGTTACGTTGTTCTTTGAAATAGAAGTAGCGCGGTTAGCCGTATTGTCAATAGCCGGTACTGCCAGGTGAGCGATCATCACACTGCCAATGCCTGCTTTGAAGATCTCCCGGAAGGGATATAGTTCCAGGGAGTCCAGTTGCTCTTTTGATTTATTAATAATGGGCAGGTCATAATGCGAGTCTACATCCACATCACCATGACCGGGAAAGTGTTTGGCGCAGGCCATCGTACCGGCATCCTGCATGCCTTTCATGTATTGAATACCGTATTCAGCTACCTTGTATTTATCTTCTCCAAAAGAGCGGTCATTGATCACGGGATTATTGGGATTGTTATTAACATCCACTACCGGCGCATAGTTTACCTGGATGCCCATGCGTTTACATTGTTCGCCTACCACACGCCCGTATTCATAGATCAACGCAGGGTCCTGTACAGCGCCCATCATCATCTGCCGGGGCAGCCCCTGTACACTGTCCAGCCGCATACCCAATCCATTCTCCCCATCAATAGCTACCATCAGCGGCGTTTGGGCAATGGATTGAAAATAATTGATCAGGTTGGCCTGTTTAACAGGGCCTCCCTGGAACAAACAGATAGCGCCAATATTGTATTTACGGATGGCTTCTTCCACTTCCTTGTCGAAGAAAGTAATGGTGCGGTTGGGGCCGATGGAAGACAAACGCAATACCATCAGTTGGGCGATCTTCTGTTCTTTGGTCAGTGTTTTAAATACACTGTCTACCCAATGATTGGCGGGCAGGAAAGAAGGGCGCTGGGCCTGGATGGCAGTAACACTCCACAAAAGAATAGCAAACAAAAAGAGTCTCTTCATGATGATGAACTTAAAAAGCGAATTTAGCCGCTGAAATTAAGAAGAAACACCCATAAAAAGGATGAGCGGGACATTCCCTGCTGTCAATTTTAATAATCATGCAACGTTGTGAGTGAACGCTTTTTAAATGCTTCTCACTTCCTTGCGATTCATGCAGATTACCGCATATTAGCCGGGAAGGCGGAAAGGCAACAAGGGGCTTCGACAAGCTCAGCCCGACAACAATATTCCCGCTTCGAGAAAAATAATCCTGCCATGGGAAGGATATGTGGAGATAACAGGCTGATTCCCGTTTAAAAATAGTTGGCATGCCCCTTGAATATACATTATCGGTTTTTCATAGGATATTGGACTAAGACGGGGTTGAATTTCTATTCAGACCCTTTTCTTTTTTTATACCTGCACCACGCTGTTTTACTCATACGCATTGCCATCAATATTAATCCACAGAAGGCGCCAATAACAGTCATTTACGCCCCAATTAATTCCCGTATTTTCGCTGCCAAATAAGGAGACTGAAGATTGCCCGACATTATTCAATTACTGCCCGATAATATTGCGAATCAGATCGCTGCCGGCGAAGTGATCCAACGGCCGGCCAGCGCGGTGAAAGAGCTGCTGGAAAATGCCGTAGACGCCGGCGCTACCGAGATCAGGCTACTCATCCAGGATGCCGGTAAATCCCTGATACAGGTGATTGACAACGGTAAAGGCATGAGTGAAACCGACGCCCGCATGTGCTTTGAACGCCACGCTACCTCCAAAATACACCAGATCGAAGATCTGTTCCGCATCCGCACAATGGGTTTCCGCGGGGAAGCACTGGCTTCCATAGCAGCCGTAGCACAGGTAGAACTGAAAACCAAAAGAGCAGAAGATACCACAGGGACCTATATAGAGGTGGAAAACAGCCTGGTAAAAAGGCAGGAGCCGGTGGCCGCCAATACCGGCACCAGCATTGCCATGAAGAACCTGTTCTTCAATATCCCGGCAAGGCGTAACTTTCTAAAAACCAATGCCTCAGAGATGCGGCACATTGTGGATGAGTTCATCCGGGTGGCGCTCTCTTTCCCGGAAATATTTTTCTCCCTGTCGGCCAACGGACAGGAGATGTTCCACCTGGAGAAAGGTACTCTCAAACAACGGATCGTACAAGTGCTGGGCAACCAGTACAATGCGAGGCTGGTGACCGTACAGGAGAAAACAGACTACCTGAATATTTATGGCTTCACCGGCAAACCGGAGACAGCCAAGAAAACGCGCGGCGACCAGTATTTCTTTGTGAACAACCGCTTTATCCGCAGCCCTTACCTGAACCATGCGGTGATGAGCGCCTACCAGGAAATGATCGCGCCCGACAGTTTCCCGCTGTATGTGTTGTTCATTGACCTGGACCCTGCCCAGGTAGATATTAATGTGCATCCCACCAAACAGGAGATCAAGTTTGAAGATGAGAAGATCGTGTATGCCTTTGTGCAGGCCGCAGTAAAACATGCCCTGGCACAGTTCAGCGTTACACCTACCCTCGAATTTGACCTGGACCCGAACATACAACAGCTCGACGCGATCAATAAGCCTTTCACGGAAGATAAACAGGAGGCCGCTACTACATCGCCCCTGTTTAAGAATTTCAGCCAGAAACACCAGGCGCATTTTATTCAGCCCACCAATAAGAGTGAGCTGAAGCACTGGAGGGATTTTTATGAGGGGGAGAATAACAAGAATCCAGCATCCAGGATCCAGCATCCAGAAGCCGGTGATCAGCCATCAGCAGCAGGCAGCCAGGGAGAGAAGAAATTTGAGTCTTTATTAGATCAATTGAGGAAAGAGGAACAACCAACTGGCTCTATCACTCTCCACTCTCCACTCACTACGCACAATCCTCAGGCCCGCCTTGAACTGGTGATCAGTGAGCAGGCGCCTTTATCGCAGTTGCACAACCTGTACATCGTAGTGCCTACCAATCGCGGTTTTATATTGGTACACCAGCAACTGGCACATGAACGCATCCTGTATGAACGTTTTATCGCAGCGGCTACCGATAAGGCGATGGCTACCCAGCGCAGCCTGTTTCCGGTAACACTGCAGTTATCTGCCCAGGATGCCGTACTGATGAATGAATTAATGAGCGACCTCAACCAATTGGGTTATCTGATTGAACCCTTCGGCAACCAGGCATTTGTAATACAAGGCACGCCGGCCGACCTGGAGCAGGGCAATGAAAAGATGATCATTGAAAACCTGCTGGAGCAATTCAAGCACTTCAGCAGCGACCTGAAGTTTTCCAAACGGGAAAAGCTGATCCGCTCACTGGCCTGGCAGCAGGCCATCAAACCCGGCACCTCTTTATCTGACAAGGAAATGCGGCGGCTGATAGATGATCTGTTCCAATGCAGGCAACCCAATGTTACCGCAGGGGGCAATCCCACTTATATTGAATTCAAGCGGGATTATCTCGAACAGCTATTTAAGCGTTAATAAGGTTTTACCGGAATTTGATGACTTCTTGCTTTCCCACAAATTATACCGCAGGTAGAATTGCAGCGCCCTGTTCTTATCAAAAGTATATGGCGTGGCAGGTGATAACCGGAAGCTCAGGTAATTGCTGAGGGCCTGGTTATAGCGCAATCCCACGGTGAAGCGGTTGAAGAAATAGTTGGCATCGAGCAAGAGCCTGAACTCATTACTATTGATCCTTTGCGATAAGCTGTCATTCCTGAAGCGGCTGTAGGTTTCTTTTACCAGTACATTACCGCCACCGGTCCACTTTCTTTCCTCCGATAAGGCCACCCCACTGATCATGGAAGAGAATTGAATACCGGTACCCATGTAAAAACCGGGGAATGGGCTATGGTGTATGCTCACTGGTATATTGAAGTAATACAGCTTTTTGGCATACACGGCATTCGTGGTATAACTATTCGGACCTAAAGGCCTGACCGTGTATTCCAGGAGTGTAGACCGTATAAACTGGGGCGATATTAGCTGCGCCTCTGTTTGTAAGAATGTTTTGCCGCTGAGGTGATATTGCAAGTGAGGCGACGGCAG comes from the Paraflavitalea devenefica genome and includes:
- a CDS encoding glycoside hydrolase family 3 N-terminal domain-containing protein, which encodes MKRLFLFAILLWSVTAIQAQRPSFLPANHWVDSVFKTLTKEQKIAQLMVLRLSSIGPNRTITFFDKEVEEAIRKYNIGAICLFQGGPVKQANLINYFQSIAQTPLMVAIDGENGLGMRLDSVQGLPRQMMMGAVQDPALIYEYGRVVGEQCKRMGIQVNYAPVVDVNNNPNNPVINDRSFGEDKYKVAEYGIQYMKGMQDAGTMACAKHFPGHGDVDVDSHYDLPIINKSKEQLDSLELYPFREIFKAGIGSVMIAHLAVPAIDNTANRATSISKNNVTNLLRKEMHYNGLTFTDALEMKGVAKYYPDGEISLQALIAGNDMLCLPGDIPGSIDKILKAIRKRKLSWKAIDAHVKKVLHAKYEYGLANWKPIETKNLTADLNSKVGAMRRLIAEKALTLLRNDDYGIYPLTKGKRVAYVGFGLTKDNVFAEQVRKDYDAQVYYFDYRLDSAKVAPMLELFKNRYDVVVIGMHNYSRYPANSFGVSNAALSLVKGLQQQHQTITLAFGNPYLIKNFCDAKVLVACYEDDDITQTVATDLIAGRLQAKGKLPVTVCESLKFGDGLVIKRLLPGVPAATLGFKQAQLNDSIDAVMYDAIRQQAIPGGVVLVAKDGKIVFERAYGYLTYDSTEPVYPETIYDLASVTKIMATTVSVMKLYDEGKIDLQKTLGDYLPWVKGTNKEGLKLWDVILHQAGLKSFIPFYRETVNGADGNSPNWNFYALKPDSAHHVRVADHLFMRNDWVDTIYSRILTSNLEPGNRYIYSDNDFIFLGKVVEAITGMPLEAYVKKTFYDKLDMTSTGFKPRDRFPLNYIAPTEKEAGFRQQLIQGDVHDPGAAMFGGVAGHAGLFSNAYDLAILSQVLLNGGVLGGQNFFSKATVDYFTAYHSDISRRGLGFDKPEKDNATRKEPYPTLSASPLTYGHTGFTGTCFWIDPQYNLVYIFLSNRVNSPDINKFLRMNVRPRVHEAIYQALLH
- the mutL gene encoding DNA mismatch repair endonuclease MutL; the encoded protein is MPDIIQLLPDNIANQIAAGEVIQRPASAVKELLENAVDAGATEIRLLIQDAGKSLIQVIDNGKGMSETDARMCFERHATSKIHQIEDLFRIRTMGFRGEALASIAAVAQVELKTKRAEDTTGTYIEVENSLVKRQEPVAANTGTSIAMKNLFFNIPARRNFLKTNASEMRHIVDEFIRVALSFPEIFFSLSANGQEMFHLEKGTLKQRIVQVLGNQYNARLVTVQEKTDYLNIYGFTGKPETAKKTRGDQYFFVNNRFIRSPYLNHAVMSAYQEMIAPDSFPLYVLFIDLDPAQVDINVHPTKQEIKFEDEKIVYAFVQAAVKHALAQFSVTPTLEFDLDPNIQQLDAINKPFTEDKQEAATTSPLFKNFSQKHQAHFIQPTNKSELKHWRDFYEGENNKNPASRIQHPEAGDQPSAAGSQGEKKFESLLDQLRKEEQPTGSITLHSPLTTHNPQARLELVISEQAPLSQLHNLYIVVPTNRGFILVHQQLAHERILYERFIAAATDKAMATQRSLFPVTLQLSAQDAVLMNELMSDLNQLGYLIEPFGNQAFVIQGTPADLEQGNEKMIIENLLEQFKHFSSDLKFSKREKLIRSLAWQQAIKPGTSLSDKEMRRLIDDLFQCRQPNVTAGGNPTYIEFKRDYLEQLFKR